The Lacticaseibacillus rhamnosus DNA window CACTAAAAACGTAATTAATTCCTACCGTTAGTGGGTGCTTAACAACGACATGATTCCCTTTTTGGAACAGCATTGTCAGTTGTTCAGGATTTAGCCAATTGACGAGTTCTTGACTAGTGTGGGTTTCTAAGGCGCCCCAGTGATTATTCTGTAATAATCTTGACAGAAGTATGGGTGCTTGCCGAAGCATTGTGGGATCATTTGCTGACACTAATCCTGATGCTGATTTCAATACAAATAGTTGCATGTTGAGTGTGTTTGCTGGTATATCAGAAAATTGAGTCGTGAATTGATGAATGAGATTGGCGACTAAATGTTTGTCTTCGTTTAGAGCAGTAGCTTGCTGTACTTGTTTGAAAGTTTGTTTTAGTGAGATCTTTCCTAGAACATTGTCTGATGTCGGATCAAGTGAGCTAAGAATCTGCGAAGGTAATAAAGCTAACTCACCACAAAGTTGAAATAAACAAGATGCGGCTAGTTGCGTCTGACCGTTTTCAAAGCGTCTTAATGTTGTGGGGGAGACATTTAAATTAATGTCCGTGATTTTGAGACCGAGATACAGACGTTGGCGTTTAACAACTTCCTGAGCTGTGTGTGCTTCCGTTAGTTTACGCGGATGGTCAATTAATTGCGTGTTGTGATACACACTTCCAGATTGAGTTCGCACTAACATCATTTCAAACCACCGAGCATCAGTCATAACATCGTATTTTTTCAGGATACTAATGATTGCTTGGATCTTGGCTTTATTTTGATTCGTTGGTGTGCGCAGCCAGTTTGCAACACTGCGACCGTATTGCCAGTTTGGCATGAATTCAATGATGCGGTCGCGAACTGAATCAGCGACGTACCATTCTGCCAATTCAGACTCCATATCGTTAACGAGTTCCATATCTTGATCCATCAAGGCACCGAGCCATAACAATAGTTCGATCATTTCCCGAGGTTGGCGCCAGTTGTCAGGAATTCGTTGAGCACGATGCCAAAGCAAAGACAGCAGTTCATGGCTGGCCGGACCAGCGATTGCCTTGTAAAGTTCTAACTCTAAGATGGTAAAACGTTCAGGGGTAGCCAAGCGGTCTGCCAAAAGCTGCTCATCTTCACTGCTAAATCGAAACTGGGGATTAGGCCAATTTTCAGCTGCCGCGAACATAAGGCGGGCTAACTCAGTCATGCTATTGATATGTGGATGTGCAGCAAAGAATCCACGCTTGCGTGCCTCCAAAATGGCAATGTCATTTAACTGCGTGAGGTCTTGTAATTGTAAAGGAAAATTGGCCGGAATCGATTCATAAAACTCCAAAAAATCTAATTCATCGATGCCAATTTTGGTCATAAGTGACAGCATTTTGTCGGTACTAATATCGATTTCACCGCGTTCGAATCTTGATAAAGTGGCAGCAGACCAGTTACTGCTGACTTCCTGCAGAGTTAAGCCACGTGCGATGCGTTGACTGCGAAAGAAGCTCCCCAAAGCCTCTAATACGGAACCGCTTTTATTCGTTTTCAAATATACCCCCTCCAAAGATGTTTTAATTCAGGTGGCATCCATGATACGTATATCGGTGAGTGTCATGGAGCATGTAGACGATATAAGCCAATTATGAGAGAACGACGGTGCAGAAAAAAGATTTTTTGCATATATGCAACTTTATTGTACACACCAGCGGCAAAACTACGATTATCATGATCGCACGGATTGAACAAAAAAGACTCTAGGATTAAGAACTTCAAAAATTCTCAATGCTAGAGTCTTATTTAAAAAATCCCAACGCTTGTTACCTATATACCTGCTACCAAGCCTGCGCTGCTTTATATAATTACTTGGCGACTTTCAATTATGGATCCAAACGGACTTGAACCGTCGACCTCCTACATGCGAAGCAGGCGCTCTCCCAACTGAGCTATGGACCCAAAACACAAACCTAATTGTACTGAACTTCGACGTTGGTGTAAAGGGGATTGACCGTAATTGGGCAAGGATGTCTGCCGTTAAGCAAGGAAAATAATAGTGGAAAGCACGATTATTTTGGAAAGCACATACGAGGCACTTGCAGAAAAGGCGGCCATATGATTGATTTCGGAATGACAGCGCCTGACTCAAAGTTTTATCAAGCTTATCTTGATTCAGCTCGCCGGGTGATAAGGGCAATGAAGACGTTTTGGAGCACACCTCCGATAACGAAGATGAGCCAAGAATAGCTCCAGGTATCGAAAAGGGTTGAGGCCAAGAAGTAGGTGACAAGAATCAGTGGCCAATAAACTTGCCGGAAAAGTGCAATGTCTTGACGTGCGCGCTGGTTATGGTGGTGTTTTGCTGCGGACCAACTGCTTGTGTGTTCGTCATGGGGTTCCGGAGCTGAATTTGGGACTGTTGTGGCGTAGGTGTAACGTTTCAGTTGCGAATAATTAATGGAAACATAAAGAATAAGATAAGTACCTAATCCTGCGATAATGAGAAACAGCGCGCCACCTGCGTCATCGCTGATAAAATGGCTAATGTATTCAGAGAGGATGGCAGGGATGAGAGAGCAGATGCAAATCATGATGCCAACGATCAGGCCCGCAGCGAATTGCCGACTATAGGCCGCCGTTTCTTGTTGGGCAAGGTGCTTGGCGCTTTTGGTGATTGGTCGGTCATTGAGTAACTTTTTTTGCTGGCTGTACGTGGTGCCTGCCCAAATGAAGAGACCGACTGCGATGGCGTCTAGTAGGAACATGCCAATGACCCCGAACACTTCATAACGAGAGGTGCCGGCATAGGCAGGTAAGGCGACGCTGATGCAGCATAGCAATACGCCAAGCGCGATTTGGGTGGCAAAATGGTCAACGCTTTGCCAAAAATGCCGCAGTTCTGATTCGGTAATGGCATCATCGTCGGCTGCCGCTTCAGCACGGTTGGGATCGGATTGCACCGGGAGGCCCAGATCAGCGCGCAACTCATCTAAGGAACCAAATGCACTGATCACAGCACCGATGGCTTCTTCTTCACTTTTACCGTCCCGTAGCAAATCGCGATAATAGTCGCGCATGTTGGCGAGCATGTCGGTTTTTGCCTGTTGGGTTTTGGCATTATCGGGTAGTGAGGCGAATAGACTATCTAAGTAGGTTTTAATCGTATCCATGGGCAGGTTCCTCCAAAGGCTAAAGATCGGTTAACGGCTGATTCAAGAATAAATCGACAACAGTTTTGACGCGGCGCCATTCTGCGGCTTTAACTGCGAGAAAGGTTTGACCGCTTGAGGTGATGCGATAGTAAGTTCGCGGCTTTCCATTTGTGACTGCACCGGGGTAAGCTTCGATATAGCCATTTTTACTTAAACGGTTGAAGGCGGCGTAAAGGGTGGTCTCGCGAATGATGTATTGTCCGGAGGTTCGTTCGCGAATTTCTTTGCCAATTTTGTAACCGTACGAATCGCCTTGATGTAAAATGGCGAGAATAAGGACGTCATTATAGCCACGCATGGCATCACTACTGATCACGAGCGCGCCTCCTTTGTGCAGGGTTGGTTGGTGCAGCAGTGGTCGTGAACTAACTGGCAAAGGTGCCGTTCGTTGACTACTGCATCTGATGAAGTAATGCTAACACGATTACTTCATCAGGTAAAGTAAAAAAACACCTTCAATCATGAAGGTGTTTGCTGATAGTCGATTAATGTACAAAAACAGTAACGAATGTAACTAGCCCAAACAGAATACCTGGCATATTAGAGATAATGATTGGCCAATCTTTGTAAGTTTTTAACCAGCCATAGCAAGTCCATAAGGTAGCATTAACCATTGCTACTAATGGTTGAATTGGATTGACTGGACTTCCAGAAAAGTTTGCAATGATTTCCGGAATGTACGAAACATACATTAAAATACAGGTAAAAGTTGCCAGCTTACTGAGGAGTTTGAGCCGCTTTATTCGGGCGGGGTCAACACCATCAGGATATTTCCCAGTATCAACGCGCATTTAAAATGCCCCCTTCTTTTAGGATAAAAATAACTTTAACACGATTGGTCTTAAATGCCAAGTCGAGGTGATGGCTGTGATAGAATCGAATAGGCGGCCAGCATCGCGTTGGTCAATTTTTATTTTTTCTGAAAAAGCACGAAATGAGGGAACTTTATGGCAGACAAAGAGACAGATATGGTCACTCGGATTCAGAAGCAGGAAGGTGCCGATGCGATCATGGATAAGGGGTTTGTGACCGAACGGGATATCCCTGAAATGATGGATAAGACATGGAGTGGGAAGTTGTTAGATGCCATTAATGATGAATTGCGCCTACGCACAGTTATAAATCGAGCAGTGATGCAACAATTTCATTATTATATGGGTGATGGAACGATTATCTATGATCCCGGCCAGCTGAATTCAGAAGGGGCAAAGATTGCATTGCAGCATGCTTTAGGTTTCCGGAAATAAAACCTTGATCTTAAAGCAACTGGAGGCATCATTTACAGAGAAAAGGGCCCAGTCAAAACGACTTTACCGACCATATGCCCTTCTTCTACTAATTGAGTGGCAGCTTTTAAGTTTGCTACATTAATGCCGGTGAATTCTTTGGTTACCGAAGCCTTTATTTGTCCGTCTTGATACAGAGTTAGAAGTTTGCTGAGGATCGCGCCTTGAGAAGCAATGTGGTACGCAAAATCGGTTTTAGCAAACATATACTCGTAATCAAAACTGGCTGCTTTATCTTTGACGACTGCCAAATCAAGCCCGGCTTGCGGACCGACAATGCACCCAATATGGCCAAATGCCCGAATTAACTGACTGGCAGCGGCTAGATAGGGTTCGGGATGATAGAGGAGCGCAATACCATCAACGGTTTGAATGCCGGCTTGATGGATTTGGGCGATCAGATCCTCGTGGTAATCGAGCGGCACATCAACGTGATGGTCGCGCAGCCATGGATGATTTTTGGGACTACTCGTGGCTAAAACAGTTAAGCCGCTCCAATGGGCTAACTGACTGAGCATGGAACCGACACCGCCAGCGCCATTGATAATCAGTAATTGTTGACCTTTATTCGCATTGTACTCGGGAATGAAGCCCATTTTTTCAAATAGCAACTCCCAAGCCGTCAATCCGACCAGTGGCAGTGCTGCCAAGTCAGCAGTAGGGGCTTGTTGTGGTGCGCGGGCAATTAGTCGTGCGTCAACTGCCTGATATTGCTGATTACTGCCGGGTTTGCGGGTGGTGCCGGCGTAAATGACCCGATCGCCAACATGATAACCAGCAACCTGTGCGCCAACTTGGGTGATGGTTCCAACTGCATCATATCCCAGCACTTGTGGTGTTGCTTGTCGCGTTGCCGCTTGCCGACGTTTGGTGTCAATCGGATTGACCGATACGCCGTCAACTTGTACAACGACTTCATTTGGTTGGGGAGTCGGGACAGGGAGGGCAAAGCTTTGGAAGCTGTTTTCGGCAGTGATCGCTAAGCCTTTAGTAAAACCGATCGCAATATTTTGTGACATTTGAATCGTCCTTTCGTTTAATCTGTCGTTATTGTAACCTTTTTATGAAGTGAGTTGGAAATGCACAGGTTATTTGGTAAAATGTGCAGGATATTGGCGAAACAAGCCAAGTGTGCGCAACCCAGCTTGAAAAATTCGATGCCGATTGACGAATCATAAAAAATTAACGATGAACATGACGTGAAGACGATAGCTTTAAGGAGGCTGCTCGTGAAAAAATTTGGCTCAAAACGTGAATTGATAGGCTTGGTCATTGTCTTAGTACTGGCAGCGGCGGGGTTTGCATTTTTCGCGTGGTACACGATGCGGCCGGCTGATACGATCGGGACAATTGCGACAATTAGTTTTGGCATTGTATTATCCGCCTTGATTGGTATCGTCTTATTGTTAGATGCTGCAGCCAGGACTCGGTGGCGACGTTTCTGGATTGATCTTTTGTTCGCCGGGTTAATGCTGGCGCTGATTGATTATTACTTCCTGGATGTCACCGCGCCGTGGCAGATGCTGGTGACGGGTGCTGGCCTGGCCGTGGTACTGGTTGCACTCTTAGCTATTCGAAAGATCGATGAATAGTGTTAATGACGACTAGCAAAAAAGCTCTCCGAAAAATTTATTCGGGGAGCTTTTTTGCTTTTACGTATGCGTGCTAGTTCATACGCTGGACGGTTACAGGAACCGTTTTTGGCAGTACTTTTGACAGTTCGGTTAACAGGTTTTGAAGACTGGCCTGAAATGTCAGGCGGACCATCCGGCGTTTGCTAAGGGCAAATACGGCAACAACCCATTCCTGGCCATTTGGAAGGCTTACCGGTGTCAAGGTGATACTGGACATGTGCGTGTATGGAATCACGCGCGCCAGTAAACCGTTGGCGATCAGGCGAGTAGGGGCCAGTCCGCCAGTCCCTGCCATAATGGATAGCACCAAAAAGATCGAGATGAAAATAATATACGGCATGTTGTTGACTCGGGTTGTCATAAACCAAAAGCCAAGCAGCACGGCCCAGATAAGCTGAGATACTGCATATCGGGAAGTAAATTGGATCTTACTTTGCCAAAAAAGATAGTAGCCAGCTAGGCCAATTAAAACGATGTCCAGTCCGATCAATAACACATTAAAACTATTCATGAGGTACTCCTTTTTGGTCAACTTCATCTGTGGGGTGATCTGATTCGTACAAACCAGAAACCTGCTGATACCAGCTAAAGAATCGCGTGACGACAATTTTCAAAACGGCAAAGCCAGGGATGCCGAGAATGACCCCGACCAAGCCAAAGAGATTGCCGGCTGTGAGCAGGACAACCACAATGGTAATGGGATGAAGTTCAAGTTTGCTGCCCATAACCAGCGGCGAAATCAATTGCGTTTCGATCAACCATTCAATAAAGAAGACGACAATCACGGCGAGAATCATGCGTGGAGAAGTTAACGCGCCCATGATTAGCGGTGGGATCATCGCAAGGGCCGAGCCGAAATAAGGGATCAGATTCAACGGGCAAGCCAACAAGCCGAAAATCAAACCGTAACGCAATCCGATAACCGAATAGCCGATCATGAACATCACCGCAACGCATAATGCGACCGTGATCTGGCCTTGCACGTATGAACCGACTTTTTCATTCATTTCATGGAGCATTTGCTTAACCGAGCGGCGCAGTTTCGTTGGTACAATCTGCAAGATCATCGGCGTGAACTTATCGCCATCTTTTAGCATAAAGAAGAGGATGATGGGCGCAGTGGAAATTGTGACGACCACATTGCCGACAATGCCAATCAGATTCTGCAGCTGTGAAATGGTGCCAGTCACAAAGGCACCTTGTTTACCCGTGAAGAAAGTCTGGACTTCATTGGCAATTTCGTTGAGATCATGTTGCGACAGGATGTTCTGTTTGTCATTTAAATCATCTAACCATTTGCCGATTTCGGTAAATATTTGCGGAGCGGAATCAACGATACTGGTGATTTGATTGCTGACAGCAGGAATAAACCGTAATAAGCCCCAGACCAGCAGGCTAATCAATACAATGAACAGCAATCCGATTGCCAAGCCCCGATGCAACCCGGCTTTTTCAAGGCGGTTGATAATCGGAACGGTGAGATAGAAGAGAATGCCGGCAAAAATAAATGGCGGCGCAATAATCCCTAGAAAATCAACGACTGGTTGAAAGACCCAAGCAATTTTGGTAAAGACAAAAATGACTAGCAGGGCCAAAAGCAAATCAACTAGCAGAATCATGAACTTACTATTAACAAAGCGGCGATAGAGCCACGAGTCGGTACGTTTCAAAGGCGATCCTCCTCTAATAACGGTAAAGGTTATATTCCGGTCACAGCACGCCAAAGCGGTCAGACAGTCACAAAAGCCCTTACAAAACAAACGTAGGGCTGGCAAGTTAACCTTGTCAGTAACCGACAGCTGAAGTCGTCACTTTAGCGCTGATTTTAAGCACAAAAATCAAGTACACCTTGTATAACAATGATACTCGACTGAGTAGCATTTTTCGAGGATGGGTTCCGTGAAATGTCAAGAACGTGTAATTGCAGTCGTTACATAAAATTTACAAAAACACGCTGAAATCGTTACAAATATTATAAAAGCCTAAACAAAGGCGCTTAATGTAAATTTTACATATACAAAAGCTTTACAAATCAAAAAAATCAGGTATGATAAAGTCACAACCAAAACGGTGAGTCAATGTC harbors:
- a CDS encoding helix-turn-helix domain-containing protein encodes the protein MKTNKSGSVLEALGSFFRSQRIARGLTLQEVSSNWSAATLSRFERGEIDISTDKMLSLMTKIGIDELDFLEFYESIPANFPLQLQDLTQLNDIAILEARKRGFFAAHPHINSMTELARLMFAAAENWPNPQFRFSSEDEQLLADRLATPERFTILELELYKAIAGPASHELLSLLWHRAQRIPDNWRQPREMIELLLWLGALMDQDMELVNDMESELAEWYVADSVRDRIIEFMPNWQYGRSVANWLRTPTNQNKAKIQAIISILKKYDVMTDARWFEMMLVRTQSGSVYHNTQLIDHPRKLTEAHTAQEVVKRQRLYLGLKITDINLNVSPTTLRRFENGQTQLAASCLFQLCGELALLPSQILSSLDPTSDNVLGKISLKQTFKQVQQATALNEDKHLVANLIHQFTTQFSDIPANTLNMQLFVLKSASGLVSANDPTMLRQAPILLSRLLQNNHWGALETHTSQELVNWLNPEQLTMLFQKGNHVVVKHPLTVGINYVFSGLNQAIIRVILHYSSKELSAFLQSFRWLLTSTDPSPERWEALGSWYLGRYLLDPSKANADQVELYVHESLRIGHPNAITNLKSFNIKHLPKGFIDKFVSSYKD
- a CDS encoding permease prefix domain 1-containing protein, with protein sequence MDTIKTYLDSLFASLPDNAKTQQAKTDMLANMRDYYRDLLRDGKSEEEAIGAVISAFGSLDELRADLGLPVQSDPNRAEAAADDDAITESELRHFWQSVDHFATQIALGVLLCCISVALPAYAGTSRYEVFGVIGMFLLDAIAVGLFIWAGTTYSQQKKLLNDRPITKSAKHLAQQETAAYSRQFAAGLIVGIMICICSLIPAILSEYISHFISDDAGGALFLIIAGLGTYLILYVSINYSQLKRYTYATTVPNSAPEPHDEHTSSWSAAKHHHNQRARQDIALFRQVYWPLILVTYFLASTLFDTWSYSWLIFVIGGVLQNVFIALITRRAESR
- a CDS encoding PadR family transcriptional regulator, which translates into the protein MISSDAMRGYNDVLILAILHQGDSYGYKIGKEIRERTSGQYIIRETTLYAAFNRLSKNGYIEAYPGAVTNGKPRTYYRITSSGQTFLAVKAAEWRRVKTVVDLFLNQPLTDL
- a CDS encoding SemiSWEET family transporter, whose translation is MRVDTGKYPDGVDPARIKRLKLLSKLATFTCILMYVSYIPEIIANFSGSPVNPIQPLVAMVNATLWTCYGWLKTYKDWPIIISNMPGILFGLVTFVTVFVH
- a CDS encoding zinc-binding alcohol dehydrogenase family protein; amino-acid sequence: MSQNIAIGFTKGLAITAENSFQSFALPVPTPQPNEVVVQVDGVSVNPIDTKRRQAATRQATPQVLGYDAVGTITQVGAQVAGYHVGDRVIYAGTTRKPGSNQQYQAVDARLIARAPQQAPTADLAALPLVGLTAWELLFEKMGFIPEYNANKGQQLLIINGAGGVGSMLSQLAHWSGLTVLATSSPKNHPWLRDHHVDVPLDYHEDLIAQIHQAGIQTVDGIALLYHPEPYLAAASQLIRAFGHIGCIVGPQAGLDLAVVKDKAASFDYEYMFAKTDFAYHIASQGAILSKLLTLYQDGQIKASVTKEFTGINVANLKAATQLVEEGHMVGKVVLTGPFSL
- a CDS encoding AI-2E family transporter, coding for MKRTDSWLYRRFVNSKFMILLVDLLLALLVIFVFTKIAWVFQPVVDFLGIIAPPFIFAGILFYLTVPIINRLEKAGLHRGLAIGLLFIVLISLLVWGLLRFIPAVSNQITSIVDSAPQIFTEIGKWLDDLNDKQNILSQHDLNEIANEVQTFFTGKQGAFVTGTISQLQNLIGIVGNVVVTISTAPIILFFMLKDGDKFTPMILQIVPTKLRRSVKQMLHEMNEKVGSYVQGQITVALCVAVMFMIGYSVIGLRYGLIFGLLACPLNLIPYFGSALAMIPPLIMGALTSPRMILAVIVVFFIEWLIETQLISPLVMGSKLELHPITIVVVLLTAGNLFGLVGVILGIPGFAVLKIVVTRFFSWYQQVSGLYESDHPTDEVDQKGVPHE